One window of Dyadobacter sandarakinus genomic DNA carries:
- a CDS encoding amidohydrolase family protein, which produces MKKQLSVLLLALCTAAFGQNTTTLFKNATIIDGTGSAPRQADLLITGQRITAVGKNLKATGAREVDLRGKTLIPSLICAHAHIGTLKGTTSTAENYTRENVLRHLKKYSDYGVGAILVMGTDRPLIFEGLRDSTEAGLLPGARLFSAGYGFNTPDPQPASWMNLLQRPEKPEDVPAMMEKVAAVKPTVIKVWVDDHGGGQKMKPEIYKAIIAEAHRRNIRVAAHLFYAEDARALVDAGVDIIAHSIRDKEVDTDLLTKMKQKKVVYIPTLSLDQYQIAYAGTPAWISDPFFTSSLEPGVLEMVTDKGYQEKVRNSPEYPRNVEAARIALINLKKVYDTGIIVALGTDSGAFPIRTQGFTEHLEMELMVKAGLSPLQALTVSTRNAAGALHIGQDYGTLEKGKKADFIVLNANPAENITNTRNIGAIWKDGNEVSRGPLSR; this is translated from the coding sequence ATGAAAAAACAACTTTCCGTTTTGTTGCTTGCATTGTGCACAGCTGCCTTTGGGCAGAATACTACTACATTGTTTAAAAATGCCACCATCATTGATGGTACCGGCTCAGCTCCCAGGCAGGCAGATCTGCTCATCACCGGCCAGCGCATCACTGCCGTCGGCAAAAACCTCAAAGCAACGGGTGCACGGGAAGTAGACCTTCGTGGCAAAACCCTGATCCCGTCCCTCATTTGTGCCCATGCGCATATCGGCACGCTGAAAGGCACCACGTCAACGGCAGAGAACTATACGCGGGAAAATGTACTGCGCCATCTGAAAAAATACAGCGACTATGGCGTGGGTGCCATCCTGGTTATGGGTACAGACCGTCCGCTGATCTTTGAAGGCCTCCGCGACTCTACCGAGGCCGGCTTGCTGCCGGGTGCCCGGCTGTTTTCTGCGGGATACGGCTTCAACACACCCGATCCGCAGCCGGCATCATGGATGAACCTGCTGCAAAGGCCCGAAAAGCCGGAGGATGTGCCAGCCATGATGGAGAAGGTAGCCGCCGTGAAGCCCACGGTGATCAAGGTCTGGGTGGACGACCACGGCGGGGGGCAGAAGATGAAACCCGAAATTTACAAAGCCATTATCGCAGAAGCACACCGTCGTAATATCCGCGTTGCAGCGCACCTTTTTTACGCTGAGGATGCGCGTGCGCTGGTGGATGCAGGCGTCGATATCATTGCCCACAGCATCCGGGACAAGGAGGTTGATACGGACCTGCTGACCAAAATGAAACAAAAAAAGGTAGTCTATATCCCAACGCTTTCCCTGGATCAATACCAGATCGCCTATGCCGGTACTCCCGCCTGGATCAGCGATCCGTTTTTCACCTCGTCGCTTGAACCCGGCGTGCTGGAAATGGTGACCGATAAAGGTTACCAGGAAAAAGTGCGCAACTCGCCCGAGTATCCCAGAAATGTGGAAGCAGCTCGCATTGCACTTATAAATCTCAAGAAGGTCTACGATACCGGCATTATCGTCGCGCTGGGAACCGACTCGGGAGCATTTCCGATCCGTACGCAGGGATTTACGGAGCACCTGGAAATGGAACTGATGGTGAAAGCGGGTCTCTCTCCATTGCAGGCTCTTACGGTAAGTACCCGCAATGCAGCAGGTGCATTGCATATCGGGCAGGATTATGGTACGTTGGAAAAAGGTAAAAAGGCTGACTTTATCGTGCTGAATGCGAATCCGGCTGAAAATATTACAAACACGAGAAATATCGGCGCAATATGGAAAGACGGAAATGAAGTGAGCCGGGGTCCGCTGAGCAGATAG
- a CDS encoding DUF6496 domain-containing protein, which yields MAKYSQAASNKVGEVLHEQKEGKLKSGTGRKVTSRKQAIAIGLSEARKEGAKVPEKQD from the coding sequence ATGGCAAAATATTCCCAGGCAGCAAGCAATAAAGTAGGTGAAGTTCTACATGAGCAGAAAGAAGGCAAGTTGAAGTCTGGCACCGGCCGCAAGGTTACTTCGCGCAAACAGGCCATTGCCATAGGATTGTCCGAAGCCCGCAAGGAAGGAGCAAAAGTGCCCGAAAAGCAGGATTAA
- a CDS encoding magnesium transporter CorA family protein, whose translation MIHTITKEQEHDFEWIDIEAPTKEELKDAGNTYRLHESHIADLQQHDHLPKVEKLDGYVFIIIRSHAEKTGPQADTVTELTDKVAIFMNEHQVITIHKKPWSVPEMIRDNQLENNDCKTAHQLVNEIVKNCLTTFETQSDKLIKDIEYYEENMFLKNRKASLLQGLYYLRRRVEVTRRVIMLTHEIVDKLDAPDRTNAYTRDTRDLYVKLQSIYDTLFENMNQLVMIYFSISSQRTNEIVRVLTLFSVFFMPLTFIVGIYGMNFDYMPELHWKWGYPGVMILMAVITAAVYAWFKKKGWL comes from the coding sequence ATGATCCACACGATTACCAAAGAGCAAGAGCACGATTTTGAATGGATTGATATTGAAGCTCCCACGAAAGAAGAATTAAAGGATGCAGGAAACACATACCGCCTGCACGAATCGCATATTGCAGACCTGCAGCAGCACGATCACCTGCCGAAGGTGGAAAAGCTGGACGGATACGTGTTTATCATCATCCGCTCACATGCTGAAAAAACAGGACCACAGGCCGATACCGTCACCGAGCTGACCGACAAGGTGGCCATTTTTATGAATGAGCACCAGGTAATCACCATTCACAAAAAGCCATGGTCGGTGCCGGAAATGATTAGAGATAACCAGCTCGAAAACAACGATTGCAAAACTGCTCACCAGCTTGTCAATGAAATTGTAAAAAATTGTCTGACAACATTTGAAACGCAGTCCGACAAGCTCATCAAGGACATTGAGTACTATGAAGAAAACATGTTCCTCAAAAACCGGAAAGCTTCGCTCCTGCAGGGATTGTACTACCTGAGGAGGAGGGTGGAGGTAACCCGGCGCGTGATCATGCTTACCCACGAAATTGTAGACAAACTCGATGCCCCGGACCGCACCAATGCCTATACCCGCGATACCCGGGACCTGTATGTCAAACTACAGAGTATTTACGATACGCTTTTTGAAAATATGAACCAGCTGGTAATGATCTACTTCTCGATTTCTTCCCAGCGCACCAATGAAATTGTCCGGGTATTAACGTTATTTTCAGTATTTTTCATGCCGCTGACTTTTATTGTAGGTATCTACGGCATGAACTTCGACTACATGCCGGAGCTTCACTGGAAGTGGGGTTACCCGGGTGTGATGATTCTCATGGCTGTGATTACCGCCGCCGTTTACGCCTGGTTCAAGAAAAAGGGCTGGCTGTGA
- a CDS encoding VOC family protein, producing the protein MGIDFKRLDHIMLCIPEGKEQDARDFYSGILGLEELTNLGYPLPNGAIWFQMGDIQLHLRAEKTQDLSQRHPAFEVHNLQAARELMEQHHIPIKNESPIPGRNRFSFRDPFGNRIELIEMHV; encoded by the coding sequence ATGGGAATTGATTTCAAAAGACTTGACCACATCATGCTCTGCATTCCGGAAGGGAAAGAGCAGGATGCACGTGATTTTTATAGTGGAATATTAGGCTTAGAAGAACTGACTAATCTGGGCTATCCGCTCCCCAACGGAGCGATATGGTTTCAGATGGGAGATATACAACTTCACCTCCGCGCAGAAAAAACGCAGGATCTGTCGCAAAGACATCCCGCGTTTGAGGTCCATAATCTACAGGCCGCGCGGGAGCTGATGGAGCAGCACCATATTCCCATCAAAAACGAAAGCCCGATCCCGGGCCGGAACCGGTTTTCTTTCCGCGATCCGTTCGGCAACCGGATTGAGCTGATTGAAATGCATGTTTAA
- a CDS encoding NAD(P)/FAD-dependent oxidoreductase: MDRKKVVIVGGGFAGINLAQKLSHDRSFEITLVDKNNYNFFPPLLYQVATGFLEASNISYPYRKFFQNDDNMRFSLGEFQEVFPAENRIRTDTGDLHYDYLVFATGTESNFFGMENVQKNSVPMKTVKDALALRNHILLKKEQATKITDPIERRKILSIVVAGAGPTGVEVSGMLAEMHRNIFKKDYPELNREEIRIYLVDALPVVLNPMSKKSQEETLEELRGLGIEVLLDHAVKDYQDGVVTFANGKTIATETLIWTSGVTAVNLPGLPKEILGRGKRVMVDGHNRVKGTANIYAIGDICLMNTDEKFPDGHPQLAQVAIQQGRNLARNLRNLVRSEPLSDFHYKDKGTMAIIGFNKAVADLPGLHFKGFIAYFLWLVIHLFSLIRYRNRVKTFSNWMVAFFTRDQSLRFIMDAKPDK, encoded by the coding sequence ATGGACCGTAAGAAAGTTGTTATTGTAGGCGGGGGCTTTGCAGGGATTAACCTGGCACAAAAGTTGTCCCATGACCGTTCATTTGAAATTACGCTTGTTGATAAAAATAACTACAACTTCTTCCCTCCGCTGCTGTACCAGGTAGCAACGGGCTTTCTTGAGGCATCCAACATCAGCTATCCCTACCGCAAGTTTTTCCAGAATGATGATAATATGAGGTTTAGTCTGGGCGAGTTTCAGGAGGTTTTTCCTGCCGAAAACAGGATCAGGACCGACACGGGCGACCTGCACTACGATTATCTGGTGTTCGCCACCGGTACCGAGTCCAACTTTTTCGGAATGGAAAATGTGCAGAAAAATTCGGTGCCCATGAAAACGGTTAAAGATGCACTTGCCCTGCGGAACCACATTCTGCTTAAAAAAGAGCAGGCCACCAAAATCACTGATCCGATAGAGCGGCGCAAGATTCTGTCCATTGTAGTGGCCGGGGCCGGTCCTACGGGCGTGGAGGTGTCGGGTATGCTCGCCGAAATGCACCGGAATATTTTCAAGAAGGATTACCCCGAGCTGAACCGGGAGGAAATCAGGATCTACCTCGTGGATGCCCTGCCGGTTGTGTTAAACCCAATGAGTAAAAAATCACAGGAAGAAACGCTGGAAGAGCTGCGCGGACTGGGCATAGAAGTCCTGCTTGACCACGCAGTGAAAGATTACCAGGACGGCGTGGTGACGTTTGCCAATGGAAAAACAATAGCGACCGAAACCCTGATCTGGACTTCCGGCGTGACGGCTGTGAACCTGCCCGGACTGCCGAAGGAAATTCTCGGCCGGGGCAAACGGGTGATGGTAGACGGGCACAACCGGGTGAAAGGCACTGCAAACATCTACGCCATAGGCGATATCTGCCTGATGAACACGGATGAGAAGTTTCCCGACGGCCATCCGCAGCTTGCCCAGGTAGCCATACAGCAAGGCAGGAACCTGGCCAGAAACCTGCGTAACCTGGTTCGGAGCGAACCTTTGTCCGACTTTCACTACAAGGATAAAGGTACTATGGCGATCATCGGGTTCAACAAGGCTGTGGCCGACCTGCCCGGCTTGCATTTCAAGGGTTTTATCGCTTACTTTCTATGGCTGGTCATTCACTTGTTTTCACTGATCAGGTACCGCAACCGGGTCAAAACATTTTCCAACTGGATGGTGGCGTTTTTCACCCGTGACCAGTCACTCCGCTTCATCATGGACGCCAAGCCCGACAAATAG
- a CDS encoding fibronectin type III domain-containing protein, with protein MILNYKRLLSPAFACLLLGMLCTAAMAAVPKPPADLKATAVSPSQITLTWTDASADETAFELEQSADGKTFVKLAEVAVNVVTYQHTGLKASTAYWYRIRSKNASGASAYSAIANATTQPPLITIPKAPDVLTATAASGTRINLAWSDNASDETGFELERSLNGTNFIKIADLPANTEAFADTGLVPVTRYWYRILAKNTAGKSAYSNIASAATLQVVPAAPTGLQANATSSSQINLTWRDNAGNETGYEVERSPDGNTFTRVGTLPPNAASFGSLGLTPDTRYYYRVRAVNAVGVSPYSNVAAATTQRIPVPAQPERLTAVPLAPALIQLRWAPVSGGPSQIVVERSKGLDENYAAIANLPGNATSYEDKDSLEVDDYQYRIKATNAGGDSPYSLLAIVRASSIITGEVLPAGAEVYVADGRQLVVKLMQVQPAQLRIYDPTGRRVVKRTFSSPAYISLDWLPAGIYIVVVEAGQMVFTRRIFVY; from the coding sequence ATGATCCTTAATTATAAGCGGCTACTTTCTCCGGCTTTTGCCTGTCTGCTCCTGGGAATGCTTTGTACGGCTGCGATGGCTGCAGTTCCCAAACCACCGGCCGACCTTAAAGCGACGGCCGTATCTCCCAGCCAGATTACCCTTACCTGGACCGATGCATCTGCCGACGAAACAGCTTTCGAGCTGGAACAATCGGCTGATGGTAAAACATTTGTAAAGCTTGCCGAGGTAGCTGTGAATGTGGTGACCTACCAGCATACCGGCCTGAAAGCCTCCACCGCATATTGGTACAGGATACGCTCCAAAAATGCTTCCGGCGCATCCGCTTACTCGGCCATAGCAAATGCTACCACCCAGCCGCCATTGATCACCATCCCCAAAGCCCCGGATGTGCTGACGGCCACTGCCGCTTCGGGAACCAGGATCAACCTGGCGTGGAGCGACAATGCTTCTGACGAGACGGGCTTTGAGCTGGAACGTTCGCTCAATGGGACCAATTTTATCAAAATAGCCGATCTGCCTGCCAATACCGAAGCATTTGCCGACACCGGCCTGGTGCCTGTGACGCGCTATTGGTACCGAATCCTGGCAAAAAATACTGCCGGCAAATCGGCCTACTCCAATATCGCCAGCGCGGCTACCTTGCAGGTTGTGCCCGCCGCACCCACCGGCTTGCAGGCAAACGCCACATCATCTTCCCAGATCAATCTGACCTGGCGGGACAATGCTGGCAATGAAACAGGATACGAGGTAGAAAGATCGCCCGACGGAAATACCTTTACGAGAGTCGGAACCCTGCCGCCGAATGCCGCCAGTTTTGGCAGCCTCGGCCTCACGCCGGACACCCGGTACTATTACAGGGTGAGAGCCGTCAATGCAGTGGGTGTGTCTCCGTACAGCAATGTGGCTGCTGCCACTACCCAGCGCATTCCTGTTCCCGCACAGCCCGAGCGCCTCACGGCCGTGCCGCTGGCGCCGGCACTCATCCAGCTGAGATGGGCACCGGTGAGCGGCGGTCCGAGCCAGATCGTCGTGGAGCGATCCAAAGGTCTGGATGAAAACTATGCAGCCATTGCCAATCTGCCGGGCAATGCTACCAGTTACGAGGACAAGGATTCCCTTGAAGTTGACGATTATCAGTACCGCATTAAAGCCACCAATGCAGGCGGGGATTCGCCTTACAGCCTGCTGGCCATTGTTCGTGCGTCTTCCATTATTACCGGAGAAGTGCTTCCTGCCGGCGCCGAAGTGTATGTCGCTGATGGCAGGCAGCTTGTGGTGAAGCTTATGCAGGTACAGCCCGCCCAGCTTCGTATTTATGACCCGACTGGCCGCAGGGTTGTGAAACGGACGTTTTCCTCCCCGGCTTATATTAGTCTGGACTGGCTTCCTGCGGGCATTTATATTGTAGTTGTAGAAGCGGGCCAAATGGTTTTTACACGCAGGATTTTTGTTTATTAA
- a CDS encoding PAS domain S-box protein has translation MNKTRRVLYHILRADESVYEFIQDSGTEGVLIWKYQDAAEHWADARLAAILGVEDGQVAGILKGPENAINVYVQSVKEHFSRSDKPYAERISWGGQFLVLRSVFRKDEVSDSKYIITGFQAANTFSTAQTDSLPDDTQLYGTFMDSQSMYVIGVDVEGNYVYANDYFCEFYNVTKEELLGKSSMLGIVPEDIEKCLATGEKCKTEPNKPHTVVLRKEMHTGEIKTTHWEFTGLTDHLGQIKVIFCIGYDILDRTGAEEDLTKLITNMQDVLFTLADDGCISFVSPSWTTAFGYTLSESLGRRISDFIHPDDLKAFADALIRIEATGEPMTLGLEHRILCKDGQWSWRSTTAKRDKLKNEIVLTSQDITELRNSRERLRELSVVASNTTDYIVITDSRGFITWVNRAFEEKNGYYWKNVKGIRPPDLIYGPETDFATAERIYADCQEHKVTQKEILCYTSYGAKYWVDVKVTPVFDNQHNCTNFIALARDITLRKKSEDEMRRITDMLEQTNKVARVGGWELYPKENDLFWSSITRDIHEVSEDFIPKRNSAVSFYKQGESRDTITRALDECINFGTPWDQELQLITARGNEVWVRTIGKAEMRDGHCVRVFGAIQDITKGKRSEMDILNSEAKFRRLYDATSDAVVLLNRKGYLDCNEAALKMFRLSSVEQLVDMPLGYLSPETDGQEEVAELQQQHIDAVFEKGSFSFEWVYRRIGTDETFIAEVLFNLIEINDEQIIQAVIRDITLRKQAEMELLEAREHAEAASKLKSEFLANMSHEIRTPLNGVVGFTDLLMKTNLDETQQQYMSMVFQSANSLLDIINDILDFSKIEAGKLELVPEKTDLLEICGQVADMVTYQAQQKHLEMLLNIPPAVPHFVFTDSIRLRQILVNLLSNAVKFTQVGEIELKIEVLNEVSDEELNLRFSVRDTGIGIEPQNQRKIFEAFSQEDSSTTKRFGGTGLGLTISNSLLGLMHSKLQLVSTVDIGSVFFFDVVIKKVVGEEAFEWENPDNVRRILVVDDNGKSGHILAEMLENKHIRADVVRSGQEALEKLASSAKYDVFLVDGVMAGMDGFETIRKMRAIDGLERQPIILLNDTFEDEAFSTLREDLNIQHFLVKPVKIQQLFHTLSHIGLRSPQALQQLYDQHGSQADNSLSEPITILIAEDHKINMLLLRTMLLKIMPNADIREAVNGAEAVVMFDEIQPDLVFMDIQMPQLNGYEATRQIRNIERGDRIPILALTAGTVVGEREKCIAAGMDDYLTKPVLKDTLEHALNRWIVREKG, from the coding sequence ATGAATAAAACTAGGAGAGTACTTTACCATATCCTGCGTGCAGACGAATCCGTTTACGAGTTCATTCAGGATTCGGGTACGGAGGGAGTATTGATATGGAAGTATCAGGATGCCGCAGAGCACTGGGCGGATGCAAGGCTTGCTGCGATATTGGGCGTGGAAGACGGGCAGGTCGCGGGCATACTGAAAGGTCCGGAAAATGCGATTAATGTCTACGTACAATCCGTCAAAGAACACTTTTCCCGGTCGGACAAGCCCTATGCAGAACGGATCAGCTGGGGCGGTCAGTTCCTGGTGCTGCGCTCTGTATTCCGGAAAGATGAGGTTTCAGATTCCAAATATATCATTACAGGCTTTCAGGCCGCCAATACCTTCAGTACCGCACAAACCGATAGCCTGCCCGATGATACCCAGCTTTATGGCACGTTCATGGACAGCCAGTCAATGTATGTCATCGGGGTGGATGTGGAAGGTAATTATGTGTATGCAAACGATTATTTCTGCGAATTTTATAATGTTACCAAAGAGGAGCTGCTGGGGAAGTCTTCCATGCTCGGCATTGTTCCGGAAGACATAGAGAAATGTCTGGCGACCGGTGAGAAGTGCAAGACAGAGCCAAACAAGCCGCATACGGTCGTTTTGAGGAAAGAAATGCATACCGGTGAGATCAAGACCACCCACTGGGAGTTTACCGGGCTTACTGATCATCTCGGACAGATCAAGGTGATTTTCTGTATCGGGTATGATATCCTGGACAGGACTGGCGCGGAGGAAGATCTGACAAAGCTGATCACCAACATGCAGGATGTATTGTTCACCCTGGCGGATGATGGCTGTATTTCTTTCGTTTCACCCAGCTGGACAACCGCTTTCGGGTATACACTCTCGGAGTCCCTCGGTAGACGCATTTCTGACTTTATTCATCCCGACGACCTGAAAGCTTTCGCCGATGCGCTGATCAGGATTGAAGCCACAGGTGAGCCTATGACGCTCGGCCTGGAACACCGTATTCTTTGCAAGGACGGGCAATGGTCGTGGCGGAGTACTACCGCCAAGCGCGACAAACTGAAGAATGAGATTGTACTGACAAGCCAGGATATTACCGAGCTGCGAAACTCCCGGGAAAGGCTGCGGGAGCTGTCGGTGGTGGCCTCCAATACGACGGATTACATCGTGATCACGGACAGCCGTGGCTTTATCACCTGGGTGAACCGTGCATTTGAGGAGAAAAACGGGTACTACTGGAAAAATGTAAAAGGCATCCGGCCGCCCGATCTCATTTACGGGCCGGAAACCGACTTTGCCACCGCAGAACGCATTTATGCCGACTGCCAGGAGCACAAGGTGACCCAGAAAGAGATACTTTGCTACACAAGCTACGGGGCCAAATACTGGGTGGATGTAAAGGTTACCCCTGTATTTGATAACCAGCATAACTGCACCAACTTCATTGCACTGGCGCGGGATATCACGCTGCGAAAAAAGTCGGAGGACGAGATGCGCCGGATCACGGACATGCTCGAACAAACCAATAAGGTAGCGCGCGTGGGAGGCTGGGAGCTCTATCCCAAAGAAAATGACCTCTTCTGGTCGTCCATTACAAGGGATATTCATGAGGTTAGTGAAGACTTTATCCCTAAAAGAAATTCGGCCGTCAGCTTTTACAAGCAGGGAGAGAGCCGTGATACCATAACCCGGGCCCTGGACGAATGTATCAACTTCGGTACACCCTGGGACCAGGAACTTCAGCTGATCACGGCGAGGGGAAATGAGGTTTGGGTGCGTACCATCGGAAAGGCGGAGATGCGTGACGGACATTGCGTCCGCGTTTTCGGGGCGATTCAGGATATTACCAAAGGCAAGCGCTCTGAAATGGATATCCTGAACTCGGAAGCCAAGTTCCGGAGGCTGTATGATGCAACGAGCGACGCGGTGGTACTGCTGAACAGAAAGGGTTATCTGGATTGTAATGAGGCCGCATTGAAAATGTTCAGGCTGTCGTCGGTGGAGCAGCTGGTGGATATGCCCCTGGGCTATTTGTCGCCCGAAACCGACGGGCAGGAGGAAGTAGCCGAGTTGCAGCAGCAGCATATTGATGCGGTTTTTGAAAAAGGCAGTTTCAGCTTTGAATGGGTTTACCGCCGCATCGGCACGGACGAGACTTTCATTGCAGAGGTTTTGTTTAACCTCATTGAAATCAACGATGAGCAGATCATACAGGCCGTTATCCGGGATATTACCTTGCGTAAGCAGGCCGAAATGGAGCTATTGGAAGCGCGGGAACACGCCGAAGCTGCCAGTAAGCTGAAATCTGAGTTCCTGGCTAATATGAGCCACGAAATCCGCACCCCTCTCAATGGCGTGGTCGGGTTTACGGACCTGCTGATGAAAACCAATCTGGACGAAACCCAGCAGCAATATATGTCCATGGTGTTTCAGTCGGCCAACTCGCTGCTGGACATTATCAATGATATTCTTGACTTTTCAAAAATAGAGGCCGGCAAGCTCGAACTGGTACCTGAAAAAACCGACCTGCTTGAAATATGCGGGCAGGTTGCGGATATGGTCACGTACCAGGCACAGCAGAAGCATTTGGAAATGCTGCTGAACATTCCGCCGGCTGTGCCTCATTTTGTGTTTACCGACTCCATCAGGCTCCGGCAGATCCTGGTGAACCTGCTGAGCAATGCAGTGAAGTTTACCCAGGTAGGTGAAATTGAACTGAAAATCGAGGTGCTCAACGAAGTAAGCGACGAGGAGCTGAACCTGCGTTTTTCGGTACGTGATACGGGTATTGGGATTGAACCGCAAAACCAGCGCAAGATCTTTGAGGCATTTTCTCAGGAGGACTCGTCCACTACCAAGCGTTTTGGAGGTACCGGGCTGGGACTTACCATATCTAACAGCCTGCTCGGCTTGATGCACAGCAAGTTACAGCTTGTAAGTACAGTGGATATCGGCAGTGTGTTCTTCTTCGATGTCGTCATCAAAAAGGTAGTAGGAGAGGAGGCATTTGAATGGGAGAATCCTGATAATGTCCGCCGGATCCTTGTGGTGGACGATAATGGCAAGAGCGGGCATATACTGGCAGAAATGCTGGAAAACAAACACATCCGCGCGGATGTGGTCCGCAGCGGCCAGGAGGCGCTCGAAAAGCTGGCCAGCAGTGCAAAGTACGACGTGTTCCTGGTCGATGGAGTGATGGCGGGTATGGACGGGTTTGAGACGATCCGGAAAATGCGCGCGATTGACGGACTTGAAAGGCAGCCGATTATTTTATTGAATGATACTTTTGAAGATGAAGCCTTCTCAACTTTGCGGGAGGATCTTAATATCCAGCATTTCCTGGTAAAGCCTGTCAAAATTCAGCAGCTTTTCCATACCCTGTCGCATATCGGTCTGAGGAGTCCGCAGGCTTTGCAGCAGCTTTACGATCAGCACGGCAGCCAAGCAGACAATTCACTTTCCGAGCCTATTACAATCCTGATCGCCGAAGATCACAAGATTAACATGCTGCTGCTCAGGACAATGCTGCTCAAAATTATGCCCAATGCAGACATTCGAGAGGCAGTGAACGGGGCTGAGGCTGTGGTCATGTTTGACGAAATACAGCCTGACCTGGTCTTTATGGATATCCAGATGCCGCAGCTGAACGGGTACGAAGCTACCCGGCAGATCAGGAACATTGAAAGGGGCGACCGTATACCCATACTCGCACTCACCGCAGGCACCGTAGTCGGCGAGCGTGAAAAATGCATTGCCGCAGGAATGGACGACTATCTCACCAAACCTGTCCTGAAAGACACGCTGGAACATGCTTTGAACCGGTGGATTGTTAGGGAGAAGGGGTAG
- a CDS encoding SDR family oxidoreductase: protein MSYDIDTKGQTQDKQPGIEHEMDPAPVIIRENYRGSSKLEGKVALITGGDSGIGRAVAVHFAREGADVAIVYLDENNDAQKTKELVEAEGRKCLLISGDIREESFCKQAVEQTVSELGKLNILVNNAAEQHPKPSIEEITREQLTDTFATNIFSFFHFTQAALQHLQEGDAIVNTTSVTAYHGSPQLLDYSSTKGAIVAFTRSLANSLAEKGIRVNAVAPGPIWTPLIPATFDAEKVEKFGKDTPFKRPGQPAEVATCYVFLASDDASYMSGQVLHPNGGQVVNG, encoded by the coding sequence ATGAGCTACGACATTGATACCAAAGGGCAGACGCAGGACAAGCAGCCCGGCATAGAGCACGAAATGGATCCGGCACCGGTGATTATCCGTGAAAATTACCGTGGAAGCAGCAAGCTGGAAGGCAAAGTGGCACTCATTACAGGCGGCGACAGCGGCATCGGCCGGGCCGTGGCAGTACATTTTGCGCGGGAAGGTGCCGACGTGGCCATCGTTTACCTGGACGAAAACAATGACGCCCAAAAAACTAAGGAGCTGGTAGAGGCAGAAGGACGCAAGTGCCTGCTGATCTCGGGCGATATCCGGGAGGAAAGTTTCTGCAAGCAGGCGGTTGAGCAGACGGTGAGCGAATTAGGGAAGCTCAATATCCTGGTAAACAACGCAGCTGAGCAGCATCCGAAACCTTCTATTGAGGAAATTACCCGTGAGCAGCTGACAGATACATTTGCTACCAATATTTTCTCATTCTTCCATTTTACCCAGGCTGCACTTCAGCACCTGCAGGAAGGTGATGCAATCGTCAATACCACATCGGTTACGGCATACCACGGCAGTCCGCAGCTGCTCGACTATTCGTCCACCAAAGGAGCTATTGTTGCATTTACGCGCTCCCTGGCCAACAGTCTTGCAGAGAAAGGCATCCGTGTGAACGCAGTTGCGCCCGGTCCCATCTGGACCCCGCTGATTCCGGCTACTTTCGATGCCGAGAAGGTGGAAAAATTTGGAAAAGACACCCCATTCAAACGTCCCGGCCAACCCGCCGAAGTAGCAACCTGCTACGTATTCCTGGCATCCGACGACGCATCCTATATGAGCGGACAAGTCCTCCACCCCAATGGCGGGCAAGTAGTAAACGGTTAA